GCGCGCGCAGGCCAGGTCGCCGCGCAACACGCCGCCGACATCGACTTTGCAGATTCGGCCTCAATGGCCAAAATGGCGCAAGACGAACAAAAACGCATTGAAACCCAATTCTTTGGCAACAACGGCAAAGAGCGCGTGGCCAATATCCGCGATGACCTCCGCAAAACCATGGAAGAAGGCGCAGGCATCTTCCGAACCGAAGACGCACTCCAAACCACATGTGACACCATTCGCACCCTAAAAGAACGCTATGAAAATATCGGCATAGACGACCACTCGCGCGTCTTCAATACCGACCTCGTCAACGCCCTCGAACTGGGTTACATGCTCGACGTCGCCGAAGGGCTCGCACACTCGGCCCTCTTGCGACGAGAATCTCGAGGCTCTCACGCGCGATCAGACTATGAAGAGCGCGACGACGAAAACTTCCTCACACACTCTCTGGCCTATCAAACCGATGGCGACCCCCGCATCGAGTACCTGCCCGTAACACTCACGCGCTGGGAACCCGAAGAACGAACCTATTAAAGGAAAATTTATGAGCGATCACAGAACCATAAAAATCACGGTATTGCGCTATCGTCCCGAAGAAGAGGACGCGCCAACCGAACAGACTTACGAAGTTGAATTTCGCGACGACTGGGTCGTTCTCGACGCGCTCAACCACATCAAAGACCACATCGACGGCACGCTCTCATTCCGCTGGTCTTGCCGAATGGGCGTATGCGGCAGTTGCGGCATGATGGTCAATGGCGAACCCAAACTCACCTGCGCCGCGATGTTGCGCGACTATTATCCCAGCGAAGTGCGCGTGGAGCCCCTGGTCAACTTCCCCATAGTGCGCGATCTCGTCACCGACATGACCGACTTTATGGACAAACTCAAAGCGGTCAAACCCTGGATCATTCGAGAAGAAGAAAAACCCGTATCCGAAGGGGAATACCTCCAGACGCCAGATCAGCTCAAAGATTACAAGCAATTCAGCCAGTGCATCAACTGCATGCTCTGTTACGCGGCCTGTCCAGTCTATGGCCTCGAACACGACTTCGTCGGTCCGGCCGCAATTGCCCTGGGACACCGCTACAACCTCGATTCCCGGGATGAAGGCAATCAACAGCGTCAACACGTCATCGCCAGCAAAGAAGGCATCTGGGAATGCACGTATGTCGGTGAATGCTCCGTCGTTTGTCCCAAACACGTCGATCCCGCAGAAGCCATTCAACAGACCAAAGTGGCAACCACAACCAACCGCATGAAATCGCTTGTCATGCCCTGGGGAACCAAAAAATGATGCTCGACTCCGAAACGACCAAAACCTATACGCGCCCCATATCCAAAGCCTGGTGGCTGCGCGACCGCGGACATTTTAATCGCAGATATTTCATGTTCTTGCTCCGCGAACTCACAAGCGTATTCGTCGCCCTGTACGTCGTGCTCTTTATCTACGAAATTTTTCTTTTAACAAAAGGGCCAGACGCACACGCAGCCTTCCGCGAAACTCTAAGCTCAGGTCCCTGGATCGCATTTCACGTCATCGCCTTGCTCTTTGCCATGTACCACAGCTGGACCTGGTTGGGTCTAACGACCAAAATGCAGGCAGCTGGACGTGGCCTCGTCAAAATTGGCACAAAGACCCTGCCACCCATTATTATCGCACTGGGGTCTTACGGCGCCTGGATAGTTGCAACAATCGTCATCGCCTATCTGTTCATAACTCTATAGACCGAGGATATCGCCGTGAATTACAAAGAACACAAAAGCGAACCCTTCTGGTGGGGCATGTTCTCGCAAGGCGGTGTTATTGCCGCACTCCTCATACCCATCCACATTTTTCTGGGCGGCATCGCCATACATTTGGGACTTATAGACGCCGAACTCATGTCACATGAACGCCTGACCGGACTGCTCCAAAATCCGATAGTCAAAGTCTATCTCTGCGTCCTGCTCATCTTCCCACTCTACCACGCGGCTCACCGAATCCGCTTCACCCTCGCTGAAATCGGATTGCACAGCCTCGCCAAAATCCTGCCCTTTCTCTGTTATGGCGGCGCACTATTGGGCACAGCGGTAGTCCTCTACATCTTGTGGATATTGCTCTAAGCCATCTCCAAAAAATAAAAAACTCGGATGAACTTCTTCAAAATTCATCCGAGCTTGTATTTTACAGCAAAAAACCGATTTCTATTTTGTCTTCTTTATCCTTCTAATCTTCCTGACCTTTCTAACGGTCCCGTCCCTCTCATCGCGATCTAACAGAGGCTTCAACCGCCCCGCAACGCGCTCTCCCATCTCGATCATCCCGTGGTCCCCTGGATGAATCAAATCCACCGTCAACCCACCGATATTGCGCAACATGTCTGTTCCCTCAATCAAATGTGCATTTTCATGGGGACAACTATCCACCGCATCTCGCAATGCCTGCCTGAAAGCCGCCGTCCTTTCGCGTTCTTCGGCATCGCCACAAAATTCTCTAAAATGCGGATAAATCGTAATACACCCCACGGGCCGGTCGGGATTCGCACCTGCAACCGCATTTACCATATACGTCACGCGCTCGGAAAATTCCGACAGAGAAAATCCCGCACCCATCATATTGACCGACAAAGCCAGCGTCGCCACATCCCAATCGTCGCGCGCAGCGATATAATCTGCCAATTCGCGCTCGCAATAAGCCGATCCCCCCACGCCCAAATTGATCAAATCCGCACCCAAACGCCACGCCACCTGACTCACATAGGTCAAATGCATCGCCGTAGCCGACGCCCCGTGTGTAATCGACGTGCCATAGCTCAAATACCGCCGCTTTGGCAACTCGTCAACCGTGGGTGGACGCAGCCCTTCGCCCTCGATACTGTGATAGTGCAAACTGGTATTTCTCAAGACCAACCGCCACACATCGCGCGAAAAAGGCAAATCCCGCACCGCTTCAGATTCAATCGTCTTTAATCTCGCGGGATAGGTCAATTCCAGCGTCCTTGGCTCCTGCCCAATTTGAAAACGCTCTTTCCCCTGAAAAGGGCCAAAAAACGGAATCACTTCAGCCGATCCGCCCGGGCTGGACAGCGTCACATTGACCTTATTGCCCGCGCTCACAAAACGGATCTCCGACCCCGCCGGACTCAACATGCGTTCCTGGGCACCCGCATTCAAACACAACCGCACATCTTCGGGCACGCGTTGCACCCTAAGTCCATCTCTCCCCTCAACTTCTCGCAACTCAGCTACATTGTGAAATTCGACATTGTCGTGAATCATAAAAAACCTCCTGTTTACGCTACCTGGGGAACCAGAACAGCTCCATCGGCTGTTGTAGCCCGGAAAGCGAACGCCCAGCCGCCGTGATTGGAGCCCCGGTCATTACTGAGCTTGAGCACGATGGAATTGGCACCTGCCCGAAGCGTCACCGGAATACTCTGGGCTCGAAAAGCGTAGTGGTGCCCCAAATCGAAAACCTCATCGTTTACGCGCAGAATCAAGTCATCATCCCAGGCCACACGCAGGTTTGCCGTCATATCCGCAGGTGCATGTAAGACGCAGTGGGCAAGCGCTGCGCCCACATCGGTATTGCCCACACCCGGGCCCCAGGGTCGAAACACGTGGTTAAAATCGACAAATCCGTGGTGGGCGGCGCGTTTGACCCAACGCGCTACGTCCCGTCCCTGTTGTCGTGAGCCAGCGGTCAACCAGGCCGACTCTTCACCGTGCAAACCATCAAACGTCGCTTCTATCTGAAAGGCCGTCTCCGGGGGTAAGGTCGTTTCCATCGCTTGACCGTTGTGATTGGCGAAAGGACCACATAGCCACCATTCGCCGCTGGGTGGCAGCGGCAGATCATGGGTGCCGCGCGGCAGTTCGACACCGGGCAGCAACTGTGACCAATCGGGCACGGCGAAGAATGGTCGCACGGCGTCCTGCTGGTACCAATAGACGGTAGAGCAGATATCGTTTGCCATACACCCGAAGCGCATGTGAATCGATTGCTGGAAGGGAAGTGCGTCCTTTTCGAAGAAGCGGTAGCCCACCAACCGTTGCGCTGGACGCGCCTGTCCCACATCCTCATGCACATAGTAAGGCATTGCGGCGTAGTGATGGGTTTCAGGCGGATGCAAAGCTCCCCCATAGCCAGCCCCAAAGGTATCCTCGCCCCCAATGCCGCGCAAAAAGGCCGGGTGTTCTCCCTCTCCATCGATGTAGATATTTTCAGCCCCGCCGTGGCTCCAGCGATCGACATCATCGAGCAAACGCACGCCGTACACAAAACCCAACAACTCTCCCGGCCCGTCGGCATCCAGCATCAGGAAATCTTCACCGTAGCGCTGGGTCGGCATCTCTCGCCGCCAGCGGGCACAGAAACGTCGCCTTTCACTCAGCGTCTGATTGGGGTAGCGGTGCCAATCCACCTGCAGGTAGGCGCGGTTATCTTCAGGTCCGGCTTCAAACTCAACCCGGGCGGATCGGGCGAAGGGCATCTGGAAGTAGCAGTTGTAGCCAATCCAGGCCTTGACCGACAGGAAGTGGGTGTCTATCGGATACCAGCCCTGGCCATGCATGACCCCAAAAAAGTCACCGACAGGCGCCTCAACATAAGGGATCGGCTCATCATCAAAATAGATGCGAATAAGCACTTTGCGGCTGGTCATGGGTATGCGCTCTGGCCGCGACAGTACGACCCAAAGGTGCTGAATACAGCCTGGCCCATCGAGTTCGGCATAGACGGCTTTTTGGTTCGCCAGCAAAGGGCCGGTCATACTGACGCGGTCGGGGATACCAACTTCAGGGAGTTGTAAATCCATAGCAGGCTCCATTCTACGAATCAACTTCGCACCCATGCCTCGCCCGAAGATAGATCTCGTCCAAGCGTCCATGTTTTTTCAAAAGCCTCAACAGCCAATTCAGCGCGGTCATCCCCAGCGTGAAATACATCGGACAATTCGGCTGAAACGCCGGGAACATCTGTCCCGCGATAGGGCACAACCAGAGTCAAAAACGCCGTGGGCGCCTGCTCGTTCAGCGCAAAACGAAATGCTTTGCGCGGCACACGCGAACCATAAGTCCATGCAAACCATCCCTCTTCTTCCGCCATAGATACCGCGCAATTTGCACCAGCCTGCACCACCACATTAGCATCGTCAAATTGCGTAAAAGCGCGCTTTCCCGCCTCATCAAACACCACATCGCCCGGTGCAAATTGGAAATGCAAATCCAGTTGACCGGGAACATCGCCAATCGCCTCGTCCAAAAACGCGAAAAACTGCCGATTGACAAACCACACCGAACGGCGGTGAACTAATCCCGGATACGACCCATTCTCCACCACCAGCACATCGCTATTAGCCCCTTCTGACACCCACAATAAATGCCGCCCATCATCGGACGTATCACCACCGTCCAGTGTCAAAGTCTGATGCACTGTCGTCTGCCGATGCCACGCACGGCCTTCTGCATCGTGACCATAAGTGTAAAAACCCGTATCAGACATCAACCAGCGCCCATAAGCGTACAATTCAAACGTCCCATTATCCGGTTGATCGTGACTCGAAATAGCGGGCGGCGAACAGTGCAGCGCCAGGTGAATCTGATCGGGTCCCCAATCGTCGCGCATCACATACAAACCCGCCTCTTGAAATGCTCGACTCTTTTGCTCGGGCAAAAATTCGCGATCCAGAGTCGCCCGCGCAACGTATTTGGGATCACCCAGCAATTCCGTAGCCTCGACAAGTGCGTCATAAAGATCCCACTTTGAGCGATCATCCGTTTCCTTTAACGAACGCGACCCATCGCCAAACATCGGCGGACCCAGATCGGGCGACGCAATCCAGAAAATATAGTCGTACATCAACCGCACGCGCTCTCGAAACGCCTCTGAAATCTCAATGCCAAAGGTATCCATGCGTCCAAAAATCTCCACAGCATCCCGCAACACCCCCGTATGATACCCAAAAGACCACTCTCGCTGAACGCCATCTGTTGTTGTCTGCGCCAAAAAATTCTCTTCAACGCGCGCCAGTGCCAACGCCATCCATTCACGCGACTCCGCAAACTCGCGGAACGTATAGGCAATATTGATAAACCCCCGCTGTTCAAACACGGCCTTATTGTGAACCAACCCCATCGGAATCAGCTTTGTCTTAACCTGATGATCGTACAGACTTGCCAGCAACAGACCGAGAAACTCGGGCGTAAATGCCTCGGCATGAACCAAACTGCGAAATGCCGAACAGATATTCGTCGCCCGAATACCCGTCTGAATATCCAGCCAGACAAACCCCTTCCAGTACGTATAAACGGAATGGGTTTGGGTGTGATTTTCCAGCGAATGTTTAGAAATCCAATCCGTCGTCAGCTCCACAAATGTTCGGGCGTATTTTTCATCGCGCGTCGCAACATAAGCCTGTACGAGCGGTGCAGCCCAATAAAAGCGATACACAGCCGCAACCCATTCAATATCGCCGCGGGGATCCCATTCCCAGTCAAAATCATCGCCATAACGCGCCTCTTCATAAGGCCCCCACTGAATAATGCGCTGACAAATTTTGTCGGCAGTTGTAAAATCGCCTTCTCCAGACACCTCATCCAGTGGATATTTCGCCCGATAATAATCGCGCAATACTATAAGTGCGCCACTTCGATCCCCGGCATCTGCAGCCCGTTTTGCCGCCTCTAAACCCGTCAGGTCTAATTTTTCCAAAATTCGCCCTGGGTCAAACGACTCCAAAGGCATCTCGTGATCAATTTGATCTGCACCTGCTGGATACTCCACTACTGAACTCATAGCCATACCTCCCAATTATTGAACTCGCCATCTTATTCTTAGCTTCTAAAAACCAACTTTATCACCACACTCTGAAGAGGTTTCAATCTCATCGACACACCTTCGTCTGTCAACGCGATGCAATCAAAATCCGAGCCATCAAAAAATTCATAAGTATCGTACGCGGGGACCCGGTCTATACGCAATAGCGAAACATCTGGCAAAAGATGAATTGGACAGACAACCGCTCTAACAAAACGCGCATCCAGATTGTGCGCCACCAGCAATCCCGAATGCTGGTTATAGCGCGTATAGGCAAAAACGCGGTCTTCAGAATCGATATTGCGGTGAAAATAAACATGCCCGGTTTGCAACTCAGACCGCTGGCTCACAAACTCGTGCAAAGCCTCATAAGCGGCAACAAGCTGGGAATGGGGCTCTCGCTCTGCCCACTCGGGATGCAACAATGTAGATGCTTCAAAATCAGTACGCGCCTCCTCGCCCCATTCTGAACCCCACTCTAAAGCATACGCCAAATTCACATAATGTGCCGTACCCGCCGTCGCATTGATCAGCGAACACTGGATATTGCGCAGCAGTGCCAACGTCCGGGATTGATAGCGATCCCGCCAGATCTTTGTCGCGCGCGGGCTATCGTGATTCTCAAAATAGGCCATTGCCACAGTGCGAGGTGCAAACGTGCCAGAAGTGCGCTCTAAAAAATCGGCATACTGATTTCCGTATTCCGCATCCCGATGAAAATCCACCAGCAATGCATAAATCATATCCACCGGAATATCCACTGCCTCACCTAACTCGCACAGAGTTTCGCCCAAAACGAGCGCATCGGGCTTAACCGCATTGATCCGGTTTTTAATCTGCTTCAAAAATGGCCGATCCACAGTTTGGCTCGCATCAATACGCACCCCATCCAGATCACAGGTACGCATCCAAAAAGGCGCGATTCCCGACAGATAATTTTGCAAGGGCCTGTTAAAAGGCAAGTCGAGCAACGCCACATCCGAATACACCAGCCATGCAATCTGATGAATTTTTGGCTGTCCCTGCTCATCCATCACATACCAGTCGGGATATTGTTCAATCAACGGACAATCGCGGCTGGTCTGCATCAACACCAGATCGAAAATCACCTGCTTGTCCAGCGCGTGTGCCCGCCGCGCTATCGCGCGCAATTCCGCACGCCCAATCACCTGTATCAGCGTATCGCGCCCAACCCAATCAACCAATTCTTTGAATGTGCGGAAATTGTTAAAATCATCGACCTTACGCAACCTCGACAACTGTCGCTCGTGCAATAGTGTCTGCAAATCCAAGTCGGTAATCAACCCATCCGACACCAGTGCAAGAAAATCCACTTCTTCTGGCGACGTGACCAGAGCGGGGTCAATCCGAAAAAAATCCCGCACGGCATAAACACTGCCCAGCGCGCCTTTGCGCACATCCTGTCCCGTATGCAAATCTCCAAATCCAGGTTCAAAAAAAGGGAGCAAATACACCACATCTGTCTGCATCTCTCCAAGGCGCAATGTCACATCGCAAAATGTACCACTCACAAATTGCCCATCTGCATCCAGACGCGCGCCAACTTTTCGCACACAGACTTCGGTAATTGAAAAACAACGGCGAACCTGTTCGGGGCTGATCGCGATTACCCCATCTCGATTCAGTGCAATATCATTAACCGAAATCCACGCCTTTGAAGCGTCAGACACTGCCTTATCATCAGCCGAAAACTCGACCGTATAGTGAAAAACACCCGTCTGATCGATCTGAATCACATCCGATTCGAAAACCAGATTATTCCCCGAAAGAACGGGTTGCCCTACCCCATCCACAATCATACGCATAGAAACATAAAAGCCCGTACCTGTGCGAAACTCACCTCGCTCATCTACAAAGCCGCGATCATTCACATCGGTCCACACACGCGCTTCTACATCACCCGTACGACAAGTAGCCAAATCG
This sequence is a window from Gemmatimonadota bacterium. Protein-coding genes within it:
- a CDS encoding alginate lyase family protein → MSSVVEYPAGADQIDHEMPLESFDPGRILEKLDLTGLEAAKRAADAGDRSGALIVLRDYYRAKYPLDEVSGEGDFTTADKICQRIIQWGPYEEARYGDDFDWEWDPRGDIEWVAAVYRFYWAAPLVQAYVATRDEKYARTFVELTTDWISKHSLENHTQTHSVYTYWKGFVWLDIQTGIRATNICSAFRSLVHAEAFTPEFLGLLLASLYDHQVKTKLIPMGLVHNKAVFEQRGFINIAYTFREFAESREWMALALARVEENFLAQTTTDGVQREWSFGYHTGVLRDAVEIFGRMDTFGIEISEAFRERVRLMYDYIFWIASPDLGPPMFGDGSRSLKETDDRSKWDLYDALVEATELLGDPKYVARATLDREFLPEQKSRAFQEAGLYVMRDDWGPDQIHLALHCSPPAISSHDQPDNGTFELYAYGRWLMSDTGFYTYGHDAEGRAWHRQTTVHQTLTLDGGDTSDDGRHLLWVSEGANSDVLVVENGSYPGLVHRRSVWFVNRQFFAFLDEAIGDVPGQLDLHFQFAPGDVVFDEAGKRAFTQFDDANVVVQAGANCAVSMAEEEGWFAWTYGSRVPRKAFRFALNEQAPTAFLTLVVPYRGTDVPGVSAELSDVFHAGDDRAELAVEAFEKTWTLGRDLSSGEAWVRS
- a CDS encoding DUF2961 domain-containing protein, with translation MDLQLPEVGIPDRVSMTGPLLANQKAVYAELDGPGCIQHLWVVLSRPERIPMTSRKVLIRIYFDDEPIPYVEAPVGDFFGVMHGQGWYPIDTHFLSVKAWIGYNCYFQMPFARSARVEFEAGPEDNRAYLQVDWHRYPNQTLSERRRFCARWRREMPTQRYGEDFLMLDADGPGELLGFVYGVRLLDDVDRWSHGGAENIYIDGEGEHPAFLRGIGGEDTFGAGYGGALHPPETHHYAAMPYYVHEDVGQARPAQRLVGYRFFEKDALPFQQSIHMRFGCMANDICSTVYWYQQDAVRPFFAVPDWSQLLPGVELPRGTHDLPLPPSGEWWLCGPFANHNGQAMETTLPPETAFQIEATFDGLHGEESAWLTAGSRQQGRDVARWVKRAAHHGFVDFNHVFRPWGPGVGNTDVGAALAHCVLHAPADMTANLRVAWDDDLILRVNDEVFDLGHHYAFRAQSIPVTLRAGANSIVLKLSNDRGSNHGGWAFAFRATTADGAVLVPQVA
- a CDS encoding alpha-amylase family glycosyl hydrolase; its protein translation is MDKRLEFKYKLHERYAVQAYDNADVWAGNLTVELDGIRYDSVMARAFLMPDSAVEARVRAELFVADIDLATCRTGDVEARVWTDVNDRGFVDERGEFRTGTGFYVSMRMIVDGVGQPVLSGNNLVFESDVIQIDQTGVFHYTVEFSADDKAVSDASKAWISVNDIALNRDGVIAISPEQVRRCFSITEVCVRKVGARLDADGQFVSGTFCDVTLRLGEMQTDVVYLLPFFEPGFGDLHTGQDVRKGALGSVYAVRDFFRIDPALVTSPEEVDFLALVSDGLITDLDLQTLLHERQLSRLRKVDDFNNFRTFKELVDWVGRDTLIQVIGRAELRAIARRAHALDKQVIFDLVLMQTSRDCPLIEQYPDWYVMDEQGQPKIHQIAWLVYSDVALLDLPFNRPLQNYLSGIAPFWMRTCDLDGVRIDASQTVDRPFLKQIKNRINAVKPDALVLGETLCELGEAVDIPVDMIYALLVDFHRDAEYGNQYADFLERTSGTFAPRTVAMAYFENHDSPRATKIWRDRYQSRTLALLRNIQCSLINATAGTAHYVNLAYALEWGSEWGEEARTDFEASTLLHPEWAEREPHSQLVAAYEALHEFVSQRSELQTGHVYFHRNIDSEDRVFAYTRYNQHSGLLVAHNLDARFVRAVVCPIHLLPDVSLLRIDRVPAYDTYEFFDGSDFDCIALTDEGVSMRLKPLQSVVIKLVFRS
- a CDS encoding fumarate reductase subunit D, whose amino-acid sequence is MNYKEHKSEPFWWGMFSQGGVIAALLIPIHIFLGGIAIHLGLIDAELMSHERLTGLLQNPIVKVYLCVLLIFPLYHAAHRIRFTLAEIGLHSLAKILPFLCYGGALLGTAVVLYILWILL
- a CDS encoding succinate dehydrogenase/fumarate reductase iron-sulfur subunit — encoded protein: MSDHRTIKITVLRYRPEEEDAPTEQTYEVEFRDDWVVLDALNHIKDHIDGTLSFRWSCRMGVCGSCGMMVNGEPKLTCAAMLRDYYPSEVRVEPLVNFPIVRDLVTDMTDFMDKLKAVKPWIIREEEKPVSEGEYLQTPDQLKDYKQFSQCINCMLCYAACPVYGLEHDFVGPAAIALGHRYNLDSRDEGNQQRQHVIASKEGIWECTYVGECSVVCPKHVDPAEAIQQTKVATTTNRMKSLVMPWGTKK
- a CDS encoding GDSL-type esterase/lipase family protein — encoded protein: MIHDNVEFHNVAELREVEGRDGLRVQRVPEDVRLCLNAGAQERMLSPAGSEIRFVSAGNKVNVTLSSPGGSAEVIPFFGPFQGKERFQIGQEPRTLELTYPARLKTIESEAVRDLPFSRDVWRLVLRNTSLHYHSIEGEGLRPPTVDELPKRRYLSYGTSITHGASATAMHLTYVSQVAWRLGADLINLGVGGSAYCERELADYIAARDDWDVATLALSVNMMGAGFSLSEFSERVTYMVNAVAGANPDRPVGCITIYPHFREFCGDAEERERTAAFRQALRDAVDSCPHENAHLIEGTDMLRNIGGLTVDLIHPGDHGMIEMGERVAGRLKPLLDRDERDGTVRKVRKIRRIKKTK